Proteins encoded within one genomic window of Couchioplanes caeruleus:
- a CDS encoding VOC family protein, protein MITGSHVVLYSADADADRAFLRDKLGLAATDGGGGWLIFALPPADAALHPAENVPRGESGDLSEFYLLCDDVKATIAELREKGVDMSGDVDDKGWGLLTSIPLPSGGRIGMYEPRHPSAHG, encoded by the coding sequence ATGATCACCGGATCCCATGTGGTCCTGTACAGCGCCGACGCGGACGCGGACCGCGCCTTCCTCCGTGACAAGCTGGGGCTCGCCGCGACCGACGGCGGAGGCGGCTGGCTCATCTTCGCGCTTCCCCCGGCCGACGCGGCCCTGCACCCGGCCGAGAACGTGCCGCGGGGGGAGTCGGGCGATCTCAGCGAGTTCTACCTGCTGTGCGACGACGTCAAGGCGACGATCGCCGAACTGCGCGAGAAGGGTGTCGACATGTCCGGCGACGTCGACGACAAGGGCTGGGGACTGCTCACGTCGATTCCCCTGCCCAGCGGCGGCCGGATCGGCATGTACGAGCCGCGTCATCCGTCGGCACACGGCTGA
- a CDS encoding VOC family protein produces the protein MTFRDLALLYVFLEAHDLAAQRSFLEHRLGLAVIETDEDPHHRHGVVKYDAGSLILSLNLSPASRFGTSGSDGLTIVCTGGTTLTTDPHGHHFEVGDRPATVAELRLRVADVAASVAFYRDVLGLRQPDPAAPAFATGSVPIVLQPAPLAADGRDIRYDTYLLVFHTSDIDRSTAELAAAGLTFTGRGVGSKDIGRTIRFTDPSGHRFCLYEPSDDALADGSGPTLRKILAGR, from the coding sequence GTGACTTTTCGAGATCTGGCACTGCTGTACGTCTTCCTCGAGGCACATGACCTGGCTGCTCAGCGGTCGTTCCTGGAACACCGGCTGGGTCTCGCCGTCATCGAGACCGACGAGGACCCCCACCACCGCCACGGCGTCGTCAAGTACGACGCCGGTTCCCTGATCCTGTCGCTCAACCTCTCCCCCGCATCCCGATTCGGCACGTCCGGCTCGGACGGACTGACCATCGTGTGCACCGGTGGGACGACGCTGACGACCGACCCGCACGGCCATCACTTCGAGGTCGGCGATCGGCCTGCGACGGTCGCCGAGCTGCGCCTGCGGGTCGCGGACGTGGCCGCGTCGGTCGCCTTCTACCGCGATGTCCTCGGGTTGCGGCAACCCGATCCGGCGGCGCCGGCCTTCGCCACCGGCTCGGTGCCCATCGTGCTGCAACCGGCACCGCTCGCCGCGGACGGCCGCGACATCCGATACGACACGTACCTGCTCGTCTTCCACACTTCGGACATCGACCGCAGCACGGCCGAGCTGGCCGCCGCCGGGCTGACCTTCACCGGCCGCGGGGTGGGCTCGAAGGACATCGGCCGCACCATCCGCTTCACCGACCCGTCCGGGCACCGGTTCTGCCTCTACGAGCCGTCGGACGACGCGCTCGCCGACGGCAGCGGCCCCACGCTGCGCAAGATCCTGGCCGGCCGCTGA
- a CDS encoding aminotransferase class I/II-fold pyridoxal phosphate-dependent enzyme, with translation MRPGDIDRWLTGERILLAAGDAAGWTTALTRPGRTISVWPPEAEAPQSDAAVCADWRWRGDEAAHRRFLAEIRRRLRPSGMLVIEQAGATAGFDPLTGRAGPVRFYHPTELATLVGGAGFRVAHVELTSTAEGPAPPGVLIVARALVAPPDSLAVTGWGEESADTRLDLRYADDEAELLDPPPAAVWAGLAASADEVAGHYPVDDPFGSLRGAPVVSRYLGRTVAPAQLYFGAGVTSLLRDLAGLADGGPVLAPAHTHPDLQAWAAFRGAEIEIAAGPATVAGLTAEIRRVRPALVHLDRPAFDASILGLADLVRLAGTAAEAGAAVVVDESAAAYLGPAGSAATVVGEAGNLIVLRGFTKAYSWGGLRAGFAVCSPAIAVRVRELVTPMLIGELALLAALRVLAAGDPLAALRRRVRTVKPRFVERLTTAGLAVEPGHPDIPWVVVADADGAAGRTLAGRGIRGLLPAPAPVPSPPAPGRLHLTVPLSARRIELFDTLFDTVREDVSP, from the coding sequence ATGCGCCCCGGCGACATCGACCGGTGGCTCACCGGTGAGCGCATCCTGCTCGCCGCCGGGGACGCAGCCGGTTGGACGACCGCACTCACCCGGCCCGGCCGGACGATCAGCGTCTGGCCACCGGAAGCCGAGGCACCGCAATCCGACGCCGCCGTCTGCGCCGACTGGCGCTGGCGGGGGGACGAGGCGGCACACCGCCGGTTCCTGGCCGAGATCCGCCGCCGGCTGCGGCCGAGCGGAATGCTCGTCATCGAGCAGGCCGGCGCCACCGCCGGCTTCGACCCGCTGACCGGACGCGCCGGCCCGGTGCGCTTCTACCATCCGACGGAGCTGGCCACCCTCGTCGGCGGCGCGGGCTTCCGGGTAGCACACGTGGAGCTGACCTCGACTGCGGAAGGGCCGGCACCGCCCGGCGTGCTGATCGTGGCCCGGGCGCTGGTCGCGCCGCCCGATTCCCTGGCCGTCACCGGCTGGGGCGAGGAGTCAGCGGACACCCGGCTGGACCTGCGGTACGCGGACGACGAAGCGGAACTGCTGGACCCCCCGCCGGCCGCGGTCTGGGCCGGGCTCGCCGCCTCGGCGGACGAGGTCGCCGGTCACTATCCGGTCGACGACCCCTTCGGCAGCCTGCGCGGCGCGCCGGTGGTCAGCCGGTACCTCGGTCGTACCGTGGCTCCCGCTCAGTTGTACTTCGGCGCCGGGGTGACCTCTCTGCTGCGGGACCTGGCCGGCCTCGCCGACGGCGGCCCGGTCCTCGCGCCCGCGCACACCCACCCGGACCTGCAGGCCTGGGCCGCGTTCCGCGGCGCCGAGATCGAGATCGCCGCCGGACCGGCCACGGTCGCCGGGCTGACGGCGGAGATCCGGCGCGTGCGGCCCGCCCTGGTCCATCTCGACCGGCCCGCGTTCGACGCGAGCATCCTCGGCCTCGCCGACCTGGTGCGACTCGCCGGGACCGCGGCGGAGGCGGGGGCGGCCGTCGTCGTGGACGAGAGCGCGGCGGCGTACCTCGGCCCGGCCGGCAGTGCCGCCACGGTGGTCGGTGAGGCCGGCAACCTGATCGTGTTGCGCGGCTTCACCAAGGCGTACTCGTGGGGCGGGCTGCGGGCCGGCTTCGCGGTCTGCTCGCCGGCGATCGCCGTCCGGGTCCGCGAACTGGTGACCCCGATGCTGATCGGCGAACTGGCGCTGCTGGCGGCGCTAAGGGTCCTGGCCGCCGGCGATCCCCTGGCCGCGCTGCGCCGGCGCGTCCGCACGGTGAAGCCGCGGTTCGTCGAGCGGCTCACCACGGCCGGACTCGCGGTCGAGCCGGGTCATCCCGACATCCCCTGGGTGGTGGTCGCCGACGCGGACGGCGCCGCCGGTCGGACGCTGGCGGGACGCGGCATCCGCGGACTGCTCCCCGCCCCCGCCCCGGTCCCGTCACCGCCCGCGCCCGGGCGGCTGCACCTCACCGTGCCGCTGTCCGCACGGCGCATCGAGCTCTTCGACACCCTTTTCGACACGGTACGAGAGGACGTTTCGCCATGA
- a CDS encoding DUF1702 family protein, whose protein sequence is MTGPKTSSRRLGWRRPLVLKHSLVDFQARGFAGGPAGTRATLEAAATSFLDGFNAELATAPDDAPDLSGVLPHHRGLAAEGAAMAATLLDAGRITGTRRTAALHAAYGERYAYLLHVGSGWALAKLRRRRLGRIGAEAPLLRWLAYDGKGFCEAFFATPRALDRWRTHARRCSAVCEIEYQGLGRSLWFRACGDPDRLAALVATMPVHHHADVWSGIALASVYAGGVGADTYQLLAERAADHRAAAAQGAAFGAEAWRLSGFTPDHAATAVPILTGVTPAVAAQWTWTARQGLTGPDHTADDYREWRLRVQRSATATAVGPAGAEDVA, encoded by the coding sequence ATGACCGGACCGAAGACCTCGTCGCGCCGACTCGGCTGGCGGCGACCGTTGGTGCTCAAACACTCCCTCGTCGACTTCCAGGCGCGCGGCTTCGCAGGAGGACCGGCCGGGACCCGGGCCACGCTGGAGGCGGCGGCCACGTCCTTCCTGGACGGTTTCAACGCCGAGCTGGCCACCGCCCCGGACGACGCACCCGACCTCTCCGGCGTGCTCCCGCACCACCGCGGCCTGGCCGCCGAGGGCGCCGCCATGGCCGCCACCCTGCTGGACGCCGGCCGGATCACCGGGACGCGGCGCACCGCCGCGCTCCATGCGGCCTACGGCGAGAGGTACGCCTATCTGCTGCACGTCGGCAGCGGCTGGGCCCTGGCCAAGCTGCGGCGCCGGCGCCTCGGCCGGATCGGTGCCGAGGCCCCGCTGCTGCGCTGGCTGGCCTACGACGGCAAGGGGTTCTGCGAGGCGTTCTTCGCCACGCCGCGCGCGCTCGACCGCTGGCGTACGCACGCCCGCCGCTGTTCGGCGGTCTGCGAGATCGAATACCAGGGTCTGGGCCGCTCCCTCTGGTTCCGCGCCTGCGGCGATCCGGACCGGCTGGCCGCCCTGGTCGCCACGATGCCCGTCCACCACCACGCGGACGTGTGGAGCGGGATCGCCCTCGCCTCCGTCTATGCCGGCGGCGTCGGGGCGGACACGTATCAACTGCTGGCCGAGCGGGCGGCGGACCATCGCGCGGCGGCCGCCCAGGGCGCCGCGTTCGGCGCCGAGGCGTGGCGGCTGAGCGGCTTCACCCCGGACCACGCCGCCACGGCGGTGCCCATCCTGACCGGGGTCACACCCGCCGTGGCCGCGCAATGGACCTGGACCGCCCGGCAGGGGCTGACCGGCCCGGACCACACGGCGGACGACTATCGCGAGTGGCGGCTGCGCGTCCAGCGGTCGGCGACCGCGACCGCGGTCGGCCCGGCGGGTGCGGAGGACGTGGCATGA
- a CDS encoding CRTAC1 family protein, translating to MKARRSGRAALVAVLAAGLCVAAGWFTRVPAAPAADTTALAQRFTFAIEDVNRDPVGGRTDRVVQPALRKIQAWISAVGAAAGLDDLDGDGLPGEACLVDPRDNSVTIRPVPERAGRFAVFPLAPTGVAYDAATTAPMGCVTADLNEDGWTDVLVHFWGRTPIAYLRRPGAPLAPGAFRATDITPHPTEIWNSTTANVVDLDGDGHLDLFIGNYFPDGARVLDGAASDDPLMRMQDSMSGAANAGTNRILRLERVDLVDGVGVPRYADASAALTPTQSRSWTLATGAQDLDGDALPELYVANDFGPDQLLHNRSTPGRVAFRELGGTRAVDTPKSKTLGDDSFKSMGVAFTDLNTDGRQDIVISNITVQRGLEESNFAFVSTGTGPFRDLEAPYRDDSEALGLSRSGWGWDVKAADFDGDGTDELVQAVGFVRGRVNRWANLQELAMANDDVLRFPAAWPNFEAGTDISGRERDPFFVRDTDGRYVDIARQLGIANHGPTRGIAVADVDHDGRPDVLLANQFARSQFLHNTGAPRAYLGLRLLLPATGPDARPRPAIGASVAVTRADGTVLRSQLYPANGHTGVNAPELLFGLGAASGPVSVTVTWRDAAGPHTTTRTLAPGWHDLTLGP from the coding sequence ATGAAGGCACGACGGAGCGGACGGGCGGCGCTGGTGGCCGTGCTGGCCGCGGGACTGTGCGTGGCAGCCGGCTGGTTCACCCGGGTGCCGGCCGCCCCGGCCGCCGACACCACGGCGCTGGCGCAGCGGTTCACCTTCGCGATCGAGGACGTCAACCGGGATCCGGTGGGCGGGCGTACCGACCGCGTGGTCCAGCCGGCGCTGAGAAAGATCCAGGCCTGGATCTCCGCGGTCGGCGCCGCCGCCGGCCTGGACGACCTGGACGGCGACGGACTGCCCGGCGAGGCGTGCCTGGTCGATCCGCGCGACAACTCGGTCACCATCCGGCCCGTGCCCGAACGCGCCGGCCGCTTCGCGGTCTTCCCGCTCGCCCCGACCGGCGTGGCCTACGACGCGGCGACCACCGCGCCGATGGGCTGCGTGACCGCCGACCTCAACGAGGACGGCTGGACCGACGTGCTCGTGCACTTCTGGGGACGGACGCCGATCGCCTACCTGCGCCGGCCCGGCGCGCCGCTGGCACCGGGCGCCTTCCGCGCCACCGACATCACGCCGCATCCCACCGAGATCTGGAACAGCACCACGGCCAACGTGGTGGATCTGGACGGCGACGGCCACCTCGACCTGTTCATCGGCAACTACTTCCCGGACGGTGCCCGGGTGCTGGACGGCGCCGCGAGCGACGACCCGCTGATGCGCATGCAGGACTCGATGTCCGGGGCGGCCAACGCCGGGACCAACCGCATCCTGCGGCTCGAGCGGGTGGACCTGGTCGACGGTGTGGGGGTGCCCCGCTACGCCGACGCCTCTGCCGCCCTGACCCCCACCCAGTCGCGCTCCTGGACGCTGGCCACCGGCGCCCAGGACCTGGACGGCGACGCGCTGCCCGAGCTGTACGTCGCCAACGACTTCGGACCGGACCAGCTTCTGCACAACCGGTCGACGCCGGGCCGGGTGGCGTTCCGCGAACTCGGCGGCACCCGGGCGGTCGACACCCCCAAGTCCAAGACGCTGGGCGACGACTCGTTCAAGAGCATGGGCGTCGCGTTCACCGACCTGAACACCGACGGCCGGCAGGACATCGTGATCAGCAACATCACCGTGCAGCGCGGCCTCGAGGAGAGCAACTTCGCGTTCGTCAGCACCGGAACCGGCCCGTTCCGCGACCTCGAAGCCCCCTACCGCGACGACAGCGAAGCACTCGGGCTCTCCCGCAGCGGCTGGGGCTGGGACGTCAAGGCCGCCGACTTCGACGGCGACGGCACCGACGAACTGGTCCAGGCGGTCGGCTTCGTCCGCGGCCGGGTGAACCGCTGGGCCAACCTGCAGGAACTCGCCATGGCCAACGACGACGTGCTGCGGTTCCCGGCGGCGTGGCCGAACTTCGAGGCGGGCACGGACATCTCCGGCCGGGAACGGGACCCGTTCTTCGTGCGCGACACCGACGGCCGGTATGTCGACATCGCCCGGCAGCTCGGCATCGCGAACCACGGTCCCACCCGGGGCATCGCGGTCGCCGACGTCGACCACGACGGACGCCCGGACGTGCTGCTCGCCAACCAGTTCGCGCGCTCGCAGTTCCTGCACAACACCGGTGCGCCGCGCGCGTACCTGGGCCTGCGGTTGCTGCTGCCGGCCACCGGCCCGGACGCCCGTCCCCGGCCGGCCATCGGCGCCTCGGTCGCCGTCACCCGTGCCGACGGCACGGTGCTGCGCTCCCAGCTCTATCCGGCCAATGGGCACACCGGAGTGAACGCGCCCGAGCTGTTGTTCGGCCTCGGGGCGGCGAGCGGCCCGGTGTCCGTCACGGTCACCTGGCGCGATGCCGCCGGCCCGCACACGACCACCCGCACGCTGGCACCCGGCTGGCACGACCTGACCCTCGGCCCCTGA
- a CDS encoding enediyne biosynthesis protein UnbU: MTTTSVPTRSAKGLTALRRFAVSITVFTVVGHWFLGFEQAYLTPIVAMLVSYSLSLLLETVDAWAQHRPARYRGGAVNMINFLLPAHIAALACAMLLYGNQRLMPTVFAVTLAIASKYLLRIRIGGVPKHFLNPSNFGISATLVLFSWVAIAPPYQFTENVGSVIDWALPGAIMIAGTMINAKLTGRMPLILGWVGGFALQALIRAAIGPDSLASGLLVMTGVAFILFTNYMITDPQTSPSRPRDQVLFGAAAAGVYGVLVAVHITFGLFYALTAVCAGRFLFTVVRRARRGPDESPAPSPQPPVAAPAPEAAHVAG, translated from the coding sequence ATGACCACGACTTCCGTGCCCACCCGATCCGCCAAGGGACTGACCGCACTGCGCCGGTTCGCCGTGTCCATCACCGTGTTCACCGTCGTCGGCCACTGGTTCCTGGGCTTCGAGCAGGCCTACCTGACGCCGATCGTGGCGATGCTGGTGTCCTACTCCCTGAGCCTGTTGCTGGAGACCGTGGACGCCTGGGCGCAGCACCGGCCGGCCCGCTACCGCGGCGGCGCCGTCAACATGATCAATTTCCTGCTGCCCGCGCACATCGCCGCGCTCGCCTGCGCCATGCTGCTGTACGGCAACCAGCGGCTCATGCCCACCGTCTTCGCGGTGACCCTGGCCATCGCGAGCAAGTACCTGCTGCGGATCCGGATCGGCGGCGTGCCCAAGCACTTCCTCAACCCGAGCAACTTCGGGATCAGCGCCACGTTGGTGCTGTTCAGCTGGGTGGCGATCGCACCGCCGTACCAGTTCACCGAGAACGTCGGGTCCGTGATCGACTGGGCGCTCCCGGGCGCGATCATGATCGCGGGCACCATGATAAACGCCAAGCTCACCGGACGGATGCCGCTGATCCTCGGCTGGGTCGGCGGATTCGCCCTCCAGGCGCTGATCCGGGCAGCGATCGGCCCCGACTCGCTGGCCTCCGGTCTGCTGGTGATGACCGGCGTCGCGTTCATCCTCTTCACCAACTACATGATCACCGATCCGCAGACCTCACCCTCCCGCCCGCGCGACCAGGTCCTGTTCGGCGCGGCCGCGGCCGGCGTGTACGGCGTCCTGGTCGCCGTCCACATCACCTTCGGGCTGTTCTACGCGCTGACCGCCGTGTGCGCCGGACGGTTCCTGTTCACCGTGGTCCGCCGGGCCCGCCGCGGGCCGGACGAGAGCCCGGCGCCGTCGCCGCAGCCACCCGTGGCGGCCCCGGCGCCGGAAGCGGCCCACGTCGCCGGCTAG